The genomic stretch GCACGTGCTCTTGATTAGGAAACGCGATTGGGAATCCACGTTTCGGTTGTGGTCGAAGCCTTCGAGCGACACCGAGCAAGAAAAGTGCGAGAACGCGGAGCGAATGATCCGCGAGGCTCTCGACGAGAGTGAAGCTCTGGCCGGACGCACGATCGAGGTGATCCCACAGGGCTCGTACCGGAACAACACGAACGTCCGGCTAGACAGCGATGTGGACGTCTGCGTGCGGTGCATGGATCCGTTCTTCCCCAACTATTCCATGGCATCTGGAGTGAGCGCGGAAAGCCTCGGAAACGTCCCTTCTGAGTACACGTACGCGCAGTTCAAGAACGAGGTGGAAGCAGCCCTTGTGGCCAAGTTCGGTCGGAAGGGTGTCAGTCGTGGAAAGAAGGCGTTTGACGTTCATGCCAATAGCTACCGAGTTGATGCAGACGTGGTCGCAACGTTTGAACATCGCCGGTACACACACCAAGACGAATACGGAGGCTGGAACTACATCTCGGGCACAGAGTTCATGCCCGACGATGGCGGAAGGGTTGTGAACTGGCCACACCAGCACCACAGAAACGGCGTTGGGAAGAACCGTCTAACTGGCAACCGATTCAAGTATCTGACCCGTGTGCTCAAACGACTGCGTAACGAAATGCACGAGAACGAGATTGCGGCTGCCGCTCCCATCCCATCCTACTTGATTGAGTGCTTAGTCTGGAACGTCCCGAACGACAACTTCGGACACGAAGAGTACGTTCGAGATATGCGCCATATTCTCGCCCACACCTATAATGCGACGCTGACTTCTGATTCGTGCAAGGAGTGGGGAGAAGTGAGTGAACTGAAATATCTGTTCCGGAGCAGCCAGCCGTGGACAAGGGAACAGGCCCATGCCTTTCTCGATGCCGCTTGGAACTACATTGGCCTTGACTAGCTATGCTCTCCAGAATCCAGACAGCGTTCCTGATTGGCATAGCGGTCATTCTATGGGCCGCACTGCTGCTGCTGCATGGAGAACCGGTGGCTTGGCGGTTCCTTGCGCC from Myxococcus xanthus encodes the following:
- a CDS encoding nucleotidyltransferase, producing MLLIRKRDWESTFRLWSKPSSDTEQEKCENAERMIREALDESEALAGRTIEVIPQGSYRNNTNVRLDSDVDVCVRCMDPFFPNYSMASGVSAESLGNVPSEYTYAQFKNEVEAALVAKFGRKGVSRGKKAFDVHANSYRVDADVVATFEHRRYTHQDEYGGWNYISGTEFMPDDGGRVVNWPHQHHRNGVGKNRLTGNRFKYLTRVLKRLRNEMHENEIAAAAPIPSYLIECLVWNVPNDNFGHEEYVRDMRHILAHTYNATLTSDSCKEWGEVSELKYLFRSSQPWTREQAHAFLDAAWNYIGLD